From Simkaniaceae bacterium, a single genomic window includes:
- the tsaD gene encoding tRNA (adenosine(37)-N6)-threonylcarbamoyltransferase complex transferase subunit TsaD — MLVLGIETTCDETAVSIVEDGQKILSNVISSQADFHRTYRGVFPEYASRNHVDLMIPTIEQALKEANVLPSSIDLIAVANRPGLMGPLLIGLNTAKALSFAWSIPYVTVNHLEAHLYASMMLLKETILFPALGVVISGGHTFMLRIDSFRNYQLISSTVDDAIGESFDKVASLLDLPYPGGPEIEKLAKEGDPTKYPFKAGIVKKDPLSFSFSGLKTQVLYAIKGMNGNKKGESQIDPNEKKHIAASFQITALSDIVKKALKAATLSGASQIFLGGGVSNSSKLKELFTLHAPPTLSIHFPPKNLSIDNGAMIAGLGYHIFTKNFQSDSYAAVASPSGSVLFD; from the coding sequence ATGTTAGTCCTAGGAATTGAAACAACATGTGATGAAACGGCTGTTTCTATTGTAGAAGATGGTCAAAAGATTCTTTCTAATGTCATCTCCTCTCAAGCCGATTTTCACCGCACCTATAGAGGGGTTTTTCCCGAATACGCCAGCCGCAACCATGTCGATTTGATGATTCCAACGATCGAGCAAGCCTTAAAAGAAGCAAACGTCTTGCCCTCATCCATCGATTTGATCGCCGTCGCTAACCGTCCGGGGCTGATGGGGCCCCTCCTTATCGGGCTCAATACGGCAAAGGCACTCTCTTTTGCCTGGTCTATTCCCTATGTCACGGTCAATCACCTCGAAGCTCATCTATATGCCTCAATGATGCTATTAAAGGAGACGATCCTTTTCCCTGCCTTAGGCGTTGTGATTTCAGGAGGGCATACTTTCATGCTTCGCATTGATTCATTCCGCAACTATCAGCTCATTAGCTCAACTGTAGATGATGCGATTGGAGAGAGTTTTGATAAGGTAGCTTCTCTTCTCGATCTCCCCTATCCCGGAGGCCCTGAAATTGAAAAGCTCGCTAAAGAAGGAGATCCGACAAAATATCCCTTTAAAGCGGGAATTGTCAAAAAAGACCCCCTCAGCTTTTCATTTAGCGGCCTCAAAACACAAGTTCTTTACGCGATCAAAGGGATGAATGGCAATAAGAAAGGCGAGAGTCAAATCGATCCCAATGAAAAAAAACATATCGCAGCGAGTTTCCAAATAACTGCCCTTTCTGATATTGTGAAGAAAGCGCTCAAAGCAGCGACTTTGAGTGGCGCCTCCCAAATTTTTTTAGGAGGGGGTGTCAGTAACAGCTCGAAATTAAAAGAATTGTTTACTCTTCATGCCCCTCCTACCCTTTCTATCCACTTCCCCCCTAAAAATTTATCCATTGATAATGGGGCGATGATCGCCGGGCTCGGATATCATATTTTCACTAAAAACTTCCAATCTGATAGCTATGCAGCAGTCGCATCCCCTAGCGGAAGCGTTTTATTTGATTAA
- a CDS encoding FKBP-type peptidyl-prolyl cis-trans isomerase, with protein MSETVRVEYEARLLDGQLIDQNNSFEFTLGEEAVIPGFERVVSEMKVGETRTVQVNCEEAYGNRDNDLVQIIARDRIPVHLNLQKGMHLQIGEENDPVIVTIVDVNDSEVVIDANHPLAGQSLQFKITKLSSI; from the coding sequence ATGAGTGAAACGGTGCGTGTGGAATACGAAGCAAGATTACTTGATGGACAATTAATCGATCAAAATAATTCTTTTGAATTTACTTTGGGAGAAGAAGCAGTCATTCCGGGTTTTGAGCGGGTTGTGAGTGAAATGAAGGTGGGTGAAACGCGCACGGTACAAGTCAATTGTGAAGAAGCTTATGGCAACCGAGATAATGATTTGGTACAAATCATTGCTCGCGATCGAATCCCCGTCCACTTAAATCTTCAAAAAGGCATGCACTTGCAAATCGGTGAGGAAAATGATCCGGTGATCGTCACGATTGTCGATGTCAATGATAGTGAAGTTGTAATCGATGCCAATCATCCTCTTGCCGGCCAAAGTCTTCAATTTAAAATTACTAAACTATCCAGCATATAA